The region GATTCCCGTGCCGCTGACGGTCCTCTCCTCGCCGTACCGCGAGACCATCTCCCCGGTGCTGGCGTACCTGCGCGATGCCCGGCGAAACGCGCCGCGGGAACTGTTCGTGGTCTACATTCCGGAGTACGTGGTGGGCCGTTGGTGGGAGCAGCTGGTGCATAACCAGACCGCCCTGCGCATCAAGGCCCGGCTCCACTTCGAGCCGGCCATCATGGTTGCCTCCGTGCCGTGGCAGCTGGCGTCCAGCCACGATGCCCACGGAGAGCCGGCGGGCGGCCCCGGCGCGTCAAACCGGGGCTAGGCGCGGCCGGGGCGCCTACTCCCCCGGGGGCGCCTACTTTCCGGCGCGGCCGGCGAGGATTGACCGGTAGGCGTACTCAGTAAGCCTGCCGTCCTGCACGGCCTGCTCCACGACAGCAAAGGAGCGCGCACCGGCGTCGCTGCTGTACGGGAAGTGGATGAGCTCTGCAATGAGCTCCCATTCCTCGGTAATCGAGTCGATGAGATCGCCCGGGGTCTCTTCAGCGGACGGGCCTCCGCCCAGGACAGTCCACTCGCCGTCGGGCACCCGGTAGGCCTGCAGCCGGTCCAGGTCCGCCTCAAGTTCCGCCAGGGAGTCGTACTCCGTCTGTGCCACGGGGGGAACGGAGCCGTCCGGTGTCGCCAGCTGGCTGACGAAGGTGCTCTCGGAAGACGGGTAGATGGAGGTGGGGACGGGTTCGCCTTCCTCCAGGTACGCCGGCAGCTGGGACGGCATCCAGTACCAGGCGTCGCCCTGGTCAGGGCCGCCGGGCTGGTCCCGCTCGCTGATCCAGCCGCGGGCGGTCAGCAGTGCCTCTGCCTCATCGCTGAAGTAGGCGGTTTCGCCGCGCAGCAGGGCATTGACTTCATGCTCGGCGCGGCGGGCCTGCTTCTTTTTGGAAACAGCTTTCTTGCGGGGCTTGGACTTGGGCATGCTGGATCTCCTGCGGCGGTGGGGGAAAGCGGTGGAGGGGTGAACGCGGCGGCTAGAAGCCGCTGCCGCCCTCAACCGCCATGTTCGAGAAGCGTGAATAGTGGCCCTGGAACCCTACGACGATGGTCTTGGTGGGGCCGTTACGGTGCTTGGCCACAATGACGTCGGCCTCGCCGGCGCGCGGCGATTCCTTGTCGTAGATGTCCTCGCGGTGCAGCAGGATGACCATGTCCGCATCCTGCTCGATGGAGCCCGATTCACGCAGATCGGAGACCATGGGCTTCTTGTCGGTGCGCTGCTCCGAACCTCGGTTCAGCTGCGACAACGCGATCACGGGGACTTCGAGCTCCTTGGCCAGCAGCTTCAGGGCACGTGAGAACTCGGAGACTTCCTGCTGACGGGATTCCACGCGCTTGCCCGAGGACATCAGCTGGAGGTAGTCCAGCACCACGAGCTTGAGGTCGTGGCGCTGCTTCAGGCGGCGGCACTTCGCACGGATCTCCATCAGGGACATGTTCGGGCTGTCATCGATGAACAGCGGCGCATCATTCATGCGCCCCATCGTGGTGGCAATCTTGCCCCACTGTTCGTCCTTGATGGTGCCCTTGCGCAGGTCCTGAAGCCCGATGGTCGCTTCAGCCGAGAGCAGGCGCATGGCGATTTCGTTGCGGCCCATTTCGAGGGAGAAGAAGACGGTGGTCATGTTGTTCTTGATGGCCGCGGACCGGGCGAAGTCCAGCGCGAAGGTGGACTTTCCGACGGCCGGACGGGCAGCGATAACGATCATCTGGCCCGGGTGCAGGCCCTGGGTGAGCTCGTCCAGTTCGTAGAAGCCGGTGGGCACGCCGGTCATGCCTTCGCCGCGGTGCCCGGCGGACTCAATCTCGTCCACCGTGCCCTCGATGATGTCCTTCAGGGGCACGTAGTCTTCAGCAGTCCGCCGCTCGGCCACGGCGTAGATTTCTGCCTGGGCAGCGTTGACAATGTCATCCACTTCCATGCCCTCGTTGGAGTAGCCCAACTGGACAATCTTGGTGCCGGCACCAACAAGGCGGCGGAGAACCGCCCGCTCGCGCACGATTTCGGCATAGAAGCCGGCATTGGCCGCGGTGGGAACGGACTGGATCAGCTCGTGCAGGTAGGCCGGTCCGCCGATCCGGCCAATCTCGCCCCGCTTGGTGAGTTCATCCGAAACGGTGACGGCATCGGCCGGTTCCCCGCGGCCGTAGAGATCAATGATGGCCTCGTAGATGGCCTCATGTGCAGGGCGGTAGAAGTCCAGCCCGCGCAGGACTTCCACGCAGTCTGCGATGGCATCCTTGGAGAGCATCATGCCGCCAAGCACCGATTGTTCTGCAACCAGGTCCTGCGGCGGTGTCCTCGCGAAGTCCGGACTTGATGTTGATGCCGGGGAGTCCGTATGCGTGAGCGACACTGTGACCCTTTCCATAAAGGCTAAGACGTTTCGATCCCTGCCCTGCCGGAGGGCTTGCTTATCTCTATCAGCCCGCACTGACTATCGCCGGAACGGCGGCGGCGTGCTGACGGATCCGAGCCGGCGGACATGCGTCTGAAGAAGGGATTCACCGCAACCGTATGCCTCCTTCGCCCTACCGACAAACGAGTTATCCACAGGTCCTGTGGACAGGCTGTGCATAACGCGGCGTGTCTTGTGCACAGGCTGGGCATAAGCATGTGGATAAATCTTAGTTTTTTCCACAAAAGGGGCTCTGACTAGGGCAAACGCTTGTCCACACCTGTGTAAACAAACTATTTTTCCGCCGCGCCCGGCTGCCGGTGCCGTGTTGACAGCAGCTCAAAACAGGCCTAGGAGTGCCGAAATCCACAAATACCCCCCGCGATATCCACAACAGCAGTCTCAACGGAGCATGGATTGCGTACGTCTGCTGCCGGGGCATGCAGAACGGCGGCCGGATCAGCGGTTCCCCGCACAAAAAAAGCACCCCCCGGCCCGAAGGCAGGAGGGTGCTTTGGTGTCTGCGTCAGACGTTAGCCTGCAACGACCTCGAGGTCGATGACAGCTGCAACATCGTTGTGCAGGCGGACGTTGGCCTGGAAGGAACCAACCGACTTGATGTGCGTCGGGAGTTCAACCTTGCGCTTGTCGATGGCGCCGAGACCGGCGGCTTCGACAGCAGCGGCAACGTCGCCGGGCTTGACGGTACCGAAGAGGCGTCCGGACTCGCCGGCCTTGACGGTCAGCTTGACCGGCTTGGCGGAGAGAGCAGCAGCCTGCTTCTGAGCATCTTCCAGGGAAGCGTGCTCGCGGGCAGCGCGGGCAGCCTTGATGGACTCAACCTGCTTCTCGCCACCCTTGGTCCAGGTCAGAGCGAAGCCGCGGGGCAGGAGGTAGTTACGTGCGTAACCGTCCTTAACCTCGATGACGTCGCCGGCAGCGCCGAGACCGGTTACTTCGTGGGTCAGAATGAGCTTTGCCATGAGTTAGGTTCCTTTCCTTTAGCCGCGGCCAGCGCCGGAGTAAGGCAGGAGAGCAACTTCGCGGGCATTCTTGATTGCCTGGGCGATCTTGCGCTGTTCCTGCACGGTGACGCCAGTTACGCGACGAGCGCGGATCTTTCCGCGGTCGGAAATGAACTTGCGCAGCAATGCTACGTCCTTGTAGTCGATGACAGTGATGTCAGCGGCCTTCAAGGGATTGGACTTTGGTTTGGGCTTGCGAAGTTCAGCCTTAGCCATCGTGGAGCTCCTTATGTCTAGTGGAGCCCGTGGATACATTTTCCACGGGATGGGCTCGACGGCGGTTGCCGTCTGAGGATGGCGCCCGAAGGCGCCGGGTGAAGGGCCGCTTCTCCCGAATGGGGGTCGCCGCTCTTCGGATGAAGAGGTTTAGAAGGGCGGATCGTTCGAATCCGGGCCGCTGCCCCATCCACCGGAGTTGCCGCCCGCAGGGGCGCCCCAGGGATCGTCAGCCGGTGCGGACTGCGCGGGCTGCTGCTGGCCGCCGCCCCAACCGGAGTTGGAGTTGCCGCCGAAGCCGCCACCGCCACCGCCGCCGTTGTTGCCGCCGAAGCCGCCACCGCCACCGCCGGAGCGCTGGGTGCGGGTGACCTTGGCAGAGGCATAACGCAGCGAGGGGCCGATTTCGTCGACCTCAAGCTCCAT is a window of Arthrobacter sp. zg-Y1171 DNA encoding:
- the rpsR gene encoding 30S ribosomal protein S18; the encoded protein is MAKAELRKPKPKSNPLKAADITVIDYKDVALLRKFISDRGKIRARRVTGVTVQEQRKIAQAIKNAREVALLPYSGAGRG
- the dnaB gene encoding replicative DNA helicase; the protein is MSLTHTDSPASTSSPDFARTPPQDLVAEQSVLGGMMLSKDAIADCVEVLRGLDFYRPAHEAIYEAIIDLYGRGEPADAVTVSDELTKRGEIGRIGGPAYLHELIQSVPTAANAGFYAEIVRERAVLRRLVGAGTKIVQLGYSNEGMEVDDIVNAAQAEIYAVAERRTAEDYVPLKDIIEGTVDEIESAGHRGEGMTGVPTGFYELDELTQGLHPGQMIVIAARPAVGKSTFALDFARSAAIKNNMTTVFFSLEMGRNEIAMRLLSAEATIGLQDLRKGTIKDEQWGKIATTMGRMNDAPLFIDDSPNMSLMEIRAKCRRLKQRHDLKLVVLDYLQLMSSGKRVESRQQEVSEFSRALKLLAKELEVPVIALSQLNRGSEQRTDKKPMVSDLRESGSIEQDADMVILLHREDIYDKESPRAGEADVIVAKHRNGPTKTIVVGFQGHYSRFSNMAVEGGSGF
- the rplI gene encoding 50S ribosomal protein L9, with protein sequence MAKLILTHEVTGLGAAGDVIEVKDGYARNYLLPRGFALTWTKGGEKQVESIKAARAAREHASLEDAQKQAAALSAKPVKLTVKAGESGRLFGTVKPGDVAAAVEAAGLGAIDKRKVELPTHIKSVGSFQANVRLHNDVAAVIDLEVVAG
- a CDS encoding cell division protein CrgA — its product is MPKSKPRKKAVSKKKQARRAEHEVNALLRGETAYFSDEAEALLTARGWISERDQPGGPDQGDAWYWMPSQLPAYLEEGEPVPTSIYPSSESTFVSQLATPDGSVPPVAQTEYDSLAELEADLDRLQAYRVPDGEWTVLGGGPSAEETPGDLIDSITEEWELIAELIHFPYSSDAGARSFAVVEQAVQDGRLTEYAYRSILAGRAGK